The genomic region CATCTCTACCACCGGAATCCCGTTTGAAGCACTGCTCTTTTTCATTCTCTGCCTGGCCTTGAATACATGGATTCTCAGCAGAGGACTGAGTGGCGGTGTTGAAAAGGCTTCAAAAATTGGCGTTCCACTGTTGATAGTTTTTGGAATATTCCTTGCCATAAAGGGTATTTCCATGAAAGCCGGTCAGCAGGGCGCGGTCAATGATGGAATAACCGGATTGAACTTCCTGTGGACACCCCATTTCGATTCGCTCACCAACCCAAAGGTTTGGCTGGCAGCAGCAGGACAGATCTTTTTTACACTCTCCGTTGGTATGGGCTCTATCCAGTGTTATGCTTCCTATCTTAAGAAGAACGAAGATATTGCTACCAATGCCTTTTCAGCCGGCTTTATGAACGAATTTGTGGAAGTCATCCTGGGAGGCTCTATCATTATACCTATTGCAATCGGATATTTCGGCGTTGACAAGGTTGTGGAACTTACTGGTTTGGGCGGATTGGGACTGGGTTTCCGCACCATGCCTTTCCTTTTCGAAAACTGGGGTCCTGTAATGGCTGCCCTTGCCGGGGTTGCTTTCTTCGGACTGCTTTTTTTTGCAGGCATTACCTCTTCCCTTGCCATGGGAACACCTGTTGTGAGCTTTCTGCGCGATGAATTCGGATGGAAACGCGAATCAGCTGCCCTGGGTTTTGGAATTCTGATCTTTATTCTGGGAATGCCAACTGTTCTGTTTTTCAAGCAGGGGGTATTCGATGAGTACGACTACTGGTCAGGAACGGTTTCTTTGTTTGTCTTCGCTATGTTCGAGTCCATCCTTTTTGCCTGGTTTTTTGGACTTGATAAAGGTTGGGAAGAAATTACCAGGGGATCAGATATCCGCGTTCCGGTTTTCTTCAAATATGTGCTGAAATATGTTACACCGGTTCTTCTGATCGTGGTTTTTGTTGCTTCCCTTATCCGACCAGCCAATGACGATTGGTCGCTGCTTAGTCTGAAAGGATGGCCCCTCCATAACGAAAGTATTATTGCCCAGTTGCGCCATCAGGGTATCGGGCCAAACAAGGAGTATTTCAACAAATTTTACTATGCTGAATTTGACGGAACAATAACAGATATTCTTAAAAAGGACGGTGGTACTTACCTTCGGCTTGAATCGGGAGTAAAGTCGCTGGATTACCGCGTTGGCAGAAATCAGCGTTTGCTGGTAAATAAAGGAGACCGGGTTACTGCCGGTACCCCTCTTGTCGAAGGCAGAATCATAAACAGGGTATTCTATATTGATATGGCAAGGATTCTGCTGTTATCAGTCTTTATTGGAATTGCTGTTCTCGTTTTCTTTGCCTGGAGGAGAAACAAGATAAAATACAATAGTCTATGAATACCTCTGCCCTGATAATGATGCTCTCAGTCTGGCTGCTGGTTTTTGGTTTTACGGCCTACTTTTTTATCCGCGTTCTGATGGGCGACCGCCGCACAAAGAAAAACGGACTGAGCGAAAACACTGATCTTAACTGATCCTGGAAAACAGAAACAAAAAATCCGGTGGGTTGCACCGGATTCTTTGCAAGTGATTTAAAAAAATTACCCCTTGTTGGCACTTCCAAGAACATGTACGATTTTGTGCTTGTAAAGTTCTTTCAATGCTTCACGTGCCGGACCAAGATACTTACGGGGATCAAATTCATCAGGTTTTTCGGCAAATACCTTGCGGATGGCTGCTGTCATGGCAAGACGACCGTCGGAATCGATGTTGATCTTGCAGACTGCTGAAGCGGCAGCCCTGCGCAGCTGATCTTCGGGAACTCCTGCAGTGTTTTCAAGTTTCCCTCCGTATTTGTTGATAATGTCAACAATATCCTGGGGAACAGAAGAAGCTCCGTGTAAAACAATCGGGAATCCGGGGATTCTCTTTTCCACTTCTTCGAGGATGTCAAACCTGAGCGGGGGTACCGTTTCTCCGGGCTTCAGTTTGAATTTGTAAGCACCATGGGAAGTTCCGATGGATATAGCAAGCGAATCGACTCCGGTTTTGCTTACAAAATCTTCTACTTCTTCCGGTTTGGTGTAATGGGTATGTTCCGAAGAAACTTCATCTTCAATACCGGCCAGCACACCAAGTTCCCCTTCAACGGTAACATCATGCTTATGAGCAAATTCAACAACCTGACGGGTCAGTTTAACATTCTCCTCGTAAGGCAGATGGCTGCCGTCAATCATCACCGAAGAGAAACCGGTTTCAATGCACGATTTGCATAATTCAAACGAATCGCCATGATCGAGGTGCAGTACAATCGGAACAGCAAACCCCAGTTCTTTTGCATATTCTACAGCACCCTGGGCCATGTACCGCAACAGGGTCTGGTTGGCATACTGCCGTGCTCCTTTTGAAACCTGCAGAATAACAGGCGATTTGGTTTCAACACAGGCCGATATAATAGCCTGAAGCTGTTCCATGTTGTTGAAATTAAAAGCCGGAATGGCATATCCGCCGGCCATGGCTTTTTTGAACAATTCCCGTGAATTGACGAGTCCAAGTTCTTTGTAATGTATCATAATAAAGACAATTAAATGGTTAACTGACGTGAATTGCAAATGTAATCATAAAATCAATACCTGTTGTTCATATCTTTTTCAACCTGTTGGATTAATTTATTTATTAACCTGTTTGTCAATGCAAAAGCTTTGTACATTTGAATGAAATTTACACAAGATGCCGGAACAATCAGTAACGGTTTGTAAAAAACAGATATCGGATTTGATTTGTTCGGCATTTGGCAGAAAAAATATTTTCAGGAAACGGCAAAACCCGGATGGTAAAATTGACTGAAAACCGGCACACATTTCTTTCCTGCGAGGGAATATGGAAATCAATAGGCTACTATACGGGTGCTGACGGGGAAATTTTTACCATTGAGGGTGAATCCCGCATCAGGAAGGAGAGAAGTGAACTGATTGCTGAAATAAAGTTTTCGGCTATTTCGGGCAATTCAATGATGGTAAGACACAAATTCAAAATTATTCCCGAAGTTAAAAAAGATGATGCACGGTGGCAGACGGCGCTGATATGCGGAATTCAGATGGATGGC from Bacteroidales bacterium harbors:
- a CDS encoding sodium-dependent transporter, which codes for MEKHLQHDFSLKKAESWGSRVGLVLAMAGNAVGFGNFLRFPVQAVQNGGGAFIIPYLVCLVLLGFPLLLIEWSAGRFGGQFGHHSTPFILRRMNNRAVWMYIGVFGIFSNVAIASYYCYMESWTMSYVYHSVAGTFHGMTQNRVAEFFNDYLDLNISTTGIPFEALLFFILCLALNTWILSRGLSGGVEKASKIGVPLLIVFGIFLAIKGISMKAGQQGAVNDGITGLNFLWTPHFDSLTNPKVWLAAAGQIFFTLSVGMGSIQCYASYLKKNEDIATNAFSAGFMNEFVEVILGGSIIIPIAIGYFGVDKVVELTGLGGLGLGFRTMPFLFENWGPVMAALAGVAFFGLLFFAGITSSLAMGTPVVSFLRDEFGWKRESAALGFGILIFILGMPTVLFFKQGVFDEYDYWSGTVSLFVFAMFESILFAWFFGLDKGWEEITRGSDIRVPVFFKYVLKYVTPVLLIVVFVASLIRPANDDWSLLSLKGWPLHNESIIAQLRHQGIGPNKEYFNKFYYAEFDGTITDILKKDGGTYLRLESGVKSLDYRVGRNQRLLVNKGDRVTAGTPLVEGRIINRVFYIDMARILLLSVFIGIAVLVFFAWRRNKIKYNSL
- a CDS encoding class II fructose-1,6-bisphosphate aldolase, producing the protein MIHYKELGLVNSRELFKKAMAGGYAIPAFNFNNMEQLQAIISACVETKSPVILQVSKGARQYANQTLLRYMAQGAVEYAKELGFAVPIVLHLDHGDSFELCKSCIETGFSSVMIDGSHLPYEENVKLTRQVVEFAHKHDVTVEGELGVLAGIEDEVSSEHTHYTKPEEVEDFVSKTGVDSLAISIGTSHGAYKFKLKPGETVPPLRFDILEEVEKRIPGFPIVLHGASSVPQDIVDIINKYGGKLENTAGVPEDQLRRAAASAVCKINIDSDGRLAMTAAIRKVFAEKPDEFDPRKYLGPAREALKELYKHKIVHVLGSANKG